A window of Streptomyces sp. Je 1-332 genomic DNA:
GGAGATCGTGTCGCCCTTGTTGACCGTCGCGTTGGCGCCCGGGTCCTGGGTGCAGATCTCACCCTTCGGGTACTTCTCGCACGGCTTGTGCTCGGAGGCGTCGAGTACGAGATCCACGTTCTTGGCGGACTTCTTGGCCTCCGCCAGCGTCTCACCGACGAAGTTCGGAGCCTTGATCGAGTCGTTGCCGCCACCGCCCCCGGTGAACGCCCACTTCCCGATCAGGATCGCGCCCACCAGGACCAGCAAGCCCGCCACGATCAGCAGAATCGTAGAAGTGTTGCTCTTCTTCTGTCGGCGGCGCGAATGATCGTCATAGCCGTCGTCCGGGCCGACCGGCGGCATCATCGACGTCTGGCCGCCCCCGCCGTTCTGCGGGCGCAGCATCGCCGTCTGCTGGTCGTCCGGGTGGCCGCCGTAACCGACCGCACCCATGGCCGCGGTGGCCTGGACGGGCTGGCCGTCGAGGCAGGCCTCGATGTCGGCGCGCATCTCGTCGGCCGACTGGTAGCGGTAGTCCGGGTCCTTGGTGAGGGCCTTCAGGACGATGGCGTCCATCTCGGGCGTGATCTCGCCGTCGAAGACGCTCGGGGCCTGCGGTTCTTCCCGTACGTGCTGGTAGGCGACCGCCACCGGGGAGTCCCCGACGAAGGGCGGGCGCACCGTGAGGAGCTCGTAGAGCAGGCAGCCGGTCGAGTAGAGGTCGCTTCGCGCGTCCACCTGCTCGCCCTTGGCCTGCTCCGGCGAGAGGTACTGCGCCGTGCCGATGACCGCCGCGGTCTGCGTCATCGTCATCCCGGAGTCGCCCATGGCGCGGGCGATACCGAAGTCCATGACCTTGACCTGGCCGTTGCGCGTCAGCATGACGTTCGCGGGCTTGATGTCGCGGTGGACGATGCCGTTGCGGTGGGAGTACTCCAGGGCCTGGAGGATGCCGATGGTCATCTCCATGGCGCGCTCGGGCAGCAGCTTGCGCCCGGAGTGCAGCAGCTCACGCAGGGTGGAGCCGTCGACGTACTCCATCACGATGTACGGGATCGAGACCCCGTCCACGTAGTCCTCGCCGGTGTCGTAGACCGCGACGATCGCAGGATGGTTGAGCGAGGCGGCCGACTGGGCCTCACGGCGGAACCGGGCCTGGAACGACGGGTCACGCGCGAGGTCGACCCGCAGCGTCTTCACCGCCACGGTGCGCCCGAGGCGGGTGTCGTGCGCGAGGTAGACCTCCGCCATCCCGCCTCGGCCGAGCACCTGACCCAGCTCGTACCGCCCGCCGAGGCGACGCGGCTCTTCCATAGCTAATCCAGCCCTCTCCGTCAGTCCCGACCGCACCCTTGTGTGGTCCGGCGGTGTGCTGTCCGGGCATACCGTACCCGGCTCGCCTTACGTGACCCGGCCACGACCGTCACCCGATACAGGACCGGTATCGCAACGTGCACTGATGTGAAGAGGCCGTGACGGGGGTCACTTCTTGCTGTCCAGAACCGCCTTCATCACGTCCTTGGCGATCGGGGCGGCCAGACCACCACCGGAGATGTCGTCGCGGCTGGCCTTGCTGTCCTCGACGACCACGGCGACGGCCACCGGCGAACCGGAGTCGGTCTTGGCGTAGCTGATGAACCAGGCGTAGGGGTTCTCGCTGTTGTCGACGCCGTGCTGGGCCGTACCGGTCTTGCCGCCGACGGTGACGCCGTCGATCTTGGCGTTGGTGCCGGTGCCGTCGTTGATGACGGTCTCCATGATGTCCTGGAGCTTTTGGGCGTTCTCCTCGGACAGCGGCCGGCTCATCTCCTTGGGCGCGTGCTTCTCGATCACGTCGAGGTTCGGCGCCTGCAGCTCGCTGACCATGTACGGCTCCATCAGCTTGCCGTCGTTGGCGATGGCCGAGGCGACCATGGCCATCTGCAGCGGCGTCGCGGCCGTCTCGAACTGGCCGATGGAGGAGAGCGCGGTCTGCGGCCTGTCCATCTTCTTGGGGAAGACGGAGGCGTTCGAACGGACGGGCACGAACTGCTCTTCATTGAAGCCGAACTTCTCGGCCGTCTCGAGCATCTTGTCCTTGCCGAGGTCCGAGCCGATCTTGCCGAAGACGGTGTTGCAGGACACCCGCAGCGCGTTACGCAGCGAGGCGTTCTTGCAGGGAATGTCGCCCTCGTTCGGCAGCGGCGTCTGGGAGTCGGGCAACGTCCAGGGCAGCGGGGACTCGGTCGGCGCGTCGACGTCCTTGTACAGATCGTGCTCGAGGGCCGCCGCGGCGGTGACCGCCTTGAAGGTGGAGCCGGGCGGGTAGGTCTCGCGCAGGGCGCGGTTGAGCATCGGCTGGTCTTTGTCCTTGTCCAGCTTCCCGAACTCCTCGGCCTCTTCGTTCGTGTTGCCCGCGAAGGTCGAGGGGTCGTACGAAGGAGCGGAAGCCAGGGCCAGGATCGCGCCGGTCGACGGGTCGAGCGCGGCGACCGCGCCCTTGCCGCGGCCCTTCAGACCGTCGTACGCGGCCTTCTGCGCGGCCGCGTTCAGGGTGGTGACGGCGTTGCCGCCCTCCTTCTTCTTGCCCGTGATCATGTCCAGGCTGCGGGTGAAGAAGAGCCGGTCGTCGTTGCCGGTGAGGATGCCGTCCTCGATGGACTCGATCTGCGTGGCGCCGATGCGCTGCGAGGCGAAGCCGGTGACGGGGGACCACATGGGCCCGTTCTTGTACGTCCGCTTGTACTTGAAGTCACCGCTGCCGGCCTCTTTGGACCCGGTGATGGCCTTGCCGTCGACGATGATGTCGCCGCGCGGCTGGGCGTACCGCTCGATGGAGACGCGGCGGTTCTTGTCGTGCTCGGCCAGCGTGTCGGCCTGTACGTACTGAAGCCAGTTGTCCCTGGCGAGCAGGGCGAGGACGAGCAGCCCGCAGAAGACCGCGATCCGGCGCAGGGGCTTGTTCACGGTCGGACCACCTGCGTCATTTCGGCGTCGGGGTTGGG
This region includes:
- the pknB gene encoding Stk1 family PASTA domain-containing Ser/Thr kinase, which encodes MEEPRRLGGRYELGQVLGRGGMAEVYLAHDTRLGRTVAVKTLRVDLARDPSFQARFRREAQSAASLNHPAIVAVYDTGEDYVDGVSIPYIVMEYVDGSTLRELLHSGRKLLPERAMEMTIGILQALEYSHRNGIVHRDIKPANVMLTRNGQVKVMDFGIARAMGDSGMTMTQTAAVIGTAQYLSPEQAKGEQVDARSDLYSTGCLLYELLTVRPPFVGDSPVAVAYQHVREEPQAPSVFDGEITPEMDAIVLKALTKDPDYRYQSADEMRADIEACLDGQPVQATAAMGAVGYGGHPDDQQTAMLRPQNGGGGQTSMMPPVGPDDGYDDHSRRRQKKSNTSTILLIVAGLLVLVGAILIGKWAFTGGGGGNDSIKAPNFVGETLAEAKKSAKNVDLVLDASEHKPCEKYPKGEICTQDPGANATVNKGDTISVTVSTGAPKVSVPKVIGLNVDTATKKLESPKYQFDVNIKPVESSGTPDEVLDSDPVFGSEVEKGSKITLEVAKEADKATVPDVTGKTCEEAKAQLESNDLVGTCEEEESDTVEAGKVISQSLTPQSQADRGSTVKLQVAKKAEQASVPALTGQKLKDARKAVEDAGLTVGTITGPQDDEALVVLSDPPAGQQVAPDTAINLTTAGGNPGDNGGGNGGEDGGGFIGGNAGFSRNNED
- a CDS encoding penicillin-binding protein 2, translated to MNKPLRRIAVFCGLLVLALLARDNWLQYVQADTLAEHDKNRRVSIERYAQPRGDIIVDGKAITGSKEAGSGDFKYKRTYKNGPMWSPVTGFASQRIGATQIESIEDGILTGNDDRLFFTRSLDMITGKKKEGGNAVTTLNAAAQKAAYDGLKGRGKGAVAALDPSTGAILALASAPSYDPSTFAGNTNEEAEEFGKLDKDKDQPMLNRALRETYPPGSTFKAVTAAAALEHDLYKDVDAPTESPLPWTLPDSQTPLPNEGDIPCKNASLRNALRVSCNTVFGKIGSDLGKDKMLETAEKFGFNEEQFVPVRSNASVFPKKMDRPQTALSSIGQFETAATPLQMAMVASAIANDGKLMEPYMVSELQAPNLDVIEKHAPKEMSRPLSEENAQKLQDIMETVINDGTGTNAKIDGVTVGGKTGTAQHGVDNSENPYAWFISYAKTDSGSPVAVAVVVEDSKASRDDISGGGLAAPIAKDVMKAVLDSKK